A DNA window from Impatiens glandulifera chromosome 7, dImpGla2.1, whole genome shotgun sequence contains the following coding sequences:
- the LOC124909550 gene encoding glycine-rich protein 3 short isoform-like, with translation MNSKAVVLIGLLAIFLLAFVSHAATKDLAERNNNGGSWGGGRGNNNGGGWRGGGNNNGGGRGGGCRYGCCNRDLRSCNRCCSYLGEAVQADVGGAQP, from the exons ATGAATTCCAAAGCAGTTGTTTTGATAGGCCTTTTGGCTATCTTCCTCCTAGCCTTTGTTTCTCATGCAGCTACCAAAGATTTGGCTGAAA GAAATAATAATGGCGGCAGTTggggaggaggaagaggaaatAATAATGGCGGCGGTTGGAGAGGAGGAGGAAATAATAATGGCGGCGGTCGCGGTGGAGGATGTCGGTACGGGTGTTGCAACAGAGATTTACGTAGTTGTAACAGGTGTTGCTCTTACCTAGGAGAGGCGGTACAAGCTGATGTTGGTGGAGCCCAGCCTTGA
- the LOC124910595 gene encoding abscisic acid and environmental stress-inducible protein-like, with protein MNSKAVVLIGLLAIFLLAFVSHAATKDLAETQDQYGGGNNNGGGGNNNGGGWGGGGNNNGGGWGGGRGNNNGGGWRRGNNNGGGRGGGCRYGCCNRGLRSCNRCCSYLGEAVQADVGGAKP; from the exons ATGAATTCCAAAGCAGTTGTTTTGATCGGCCTTTTGGCTATCTTCCTCCTAGCCTTTGTTTCTCATGCAGCCACCAAAGATTTGGCTGAAA CCCAGGATCAGTACGGAGGAGGAAATAATAATGGCGGCGGAGGGAATAATAATGGCGGCGGTTGGGGAGGAGGAGGAAATAATAATGGCGGCGGTTggggaggaggaagaggaaatAATAATGGCGGCGGTTGGAGAAGAGGAAATAATAATGGCGGCGGTCGCGGTGGAGGATGTCGGTACGGGTGTTGCAACAGAGGTTTACGTAGTTGTAACAGGTGTTGCTCTTACCTAGGAGAGGCGGTTCAAGCTGATGTTGGGGGAGCCAAGCCGTGA